A DNA window from Maribellus comscasis contains the following coding sequences:
- a CDS encoding outer membrane beta-barrel protein: MKKQLLTVALLTIVCIHSFSQILFEDGYFISTSNQKIDCLIKNMDWKRNPGEFEYKLTQSAMIQTATIETVKEFGIGGISKYIRAIVKIDRSSDNINSMSSERNPVFHEERLFLKVLVEGEASLFLYEDKNLTRFFFKNKDSEIEQLVFKRYRLNNKIVQNEYYKQQLLNNFESQNLSSNDVRYIKYNRKDLEQFFIKANNQTGTEYSSYNSVEKKELFNLSLRPGLNVSNLAVQNASSDFRNVDFGNKYGLRLGIEAEFILPYYKNKWGIITEPTYQYYSSTKSETKDISGGELISEVNYQSIEIPVGVRHYFYLNEKSKFFVNVSYIFDFSSNSSVEFTRNDGSLLSKLEIEPRRNLALGIGYKFKDKYGLELRYLTDRELLGSHVQWSSEYRTFSVIFAYSLF, from the coding sequence ATGAAAAAACAACTATTAACTGTTGCGCTGTTAACGATCGTTTGTATCCATTCATTTTCTCAAATCTTATTTGAAGATGGATATTTTATCAGTACCTCAAACCAAAAAATCGACTGTTTAATTAAAAATATGGATTGGAAAAGAAACCCTGGTGAATTTGAATACAAACTCACACAATCTGCAATGATCCAGACAGCAACGATTGAGACAGTAAAAGAGTTTGGTATCGGCGGAATTTCCAAATATATCAGAGCGATAGTAAAAATTGACAGATCTTCCGATAACATAAATTCTATGAGTTCTGAAAGAAATCCTGTCTTCCATGAAGAACGACTTTTTCTCAAGGTACTTGTTGAAGGGGAAGCTTCATTATTTCTTTATGAAGATAAAAACCTGACCAGATTTTTTTTCAAGAATAAGGATTCTGAAATTGAACAGCTTGTATTTAAACGCTATAGGTTAAATAATAAGATTGTACAGAATGAGTATTACAAGCAACAACTTTTAAATAATTTTGAATCTCAGAATTTATCGTCAAATGATGTTAGATATATAAAATATAACAGAAAAGATTTAGAACAATTTTTTATAAAAGCCAACAATCAAACAGGCACTGAATATTCAAGCTACAATTCTGTTGAAAAAAAAGAGCTTTTTAATTTATCACTCCGACCGGGATTAAACGTAAGCAATTTGGCGGTACAAAATGCTTCATCAGATTTTCGTAACGTTGATTTTGGAAATAAATACGGCCTCAGATTGGGTATCGAGGCTGAGTTTATCTTACCTTATTATAAAAATAAATGGGGGATAATAACCGAACCAACTTATCAGTATTATTCTTCAACCAAATCTGAAACAAAAGATATTTCAGGAGGAGAACTCATTTCAGAAGTAAATTACCAATCAATTGAGATACCAGTTGGAGTACGTCACTATTTTTACCTCAATGAAAAATCAAAATTCTTTGTAAATGTTTCCTATATTTTTGATTTTAGTAGTAATTCATCTGTTGAATTCACTAGAAACGACGGTTCTTTACTCAGCAAACTTGAAATAGAACCAAGACGAAACCTGGCTTTGGGTATTGGTTATAAATTTAAAGACAAATATGGCCTTGAATTGCGATATTTAACTGACCGGGAGCTTTTAGGTAGCCATGTTCAATGGAGTTCTGAATACAGAACATTTTCAGTAATTTTCGCTTATTCGCTGTTTTAA
- a CDS encoding DUF1835 domain-containing protein produces MKKQYHILNGDSLMQQFPKTIDGEIIVARECFVDGSVEGEQLDELFASRARFLYQNYGEPQQAYYKNVVSEFQKIQNIGNNSDINLWFEDDLFCQVNFWFVTNLLENTIGANNTVYLIRPDSHNQYGFAGLNQSELVSIYKKRVLLPRLNNIASLWKSYQNNNTEELIALARQLKTSFPFILPAVQAHIARIPTKNSPGRPVLSLLEIMNDLDTKEFGPVFREFCKRENIYGFGDLQVKRLLDEINKPSN; encoded by the coding sequence ATGAAGAAACAATATCACATATTAAACGGGGATTCACTTATGCAGCAATTCCCCAAAACTATTGATGGAGAAATTATTGTCGCCAGGGAGTGTTTTGTAGATGGAAGTGTGGAAGGAGAACAACTGGATGAGTTGTTTGCTTCCAGGGCCAGATTTCTTTACCAAAATTACGGAGAACCGCAACAGGCTTATTATAAAAATGTGGTTTCTGAATTTCAAAAGATTCAAAATATAGGAAACAATTCCGATATTAACCTTTGGTTTGAGGATGACCTGTTTTGTCAGGTGAATTTTTGGTTTGTTACAAACCTTTTGGAAAATACAATTGGCGCTAATAACACGGTTTATCTTATCAGACCGGATTCTCATAACCAATACGGTTTTGCAGGCTTAAATCAATCTGAATTAGTTTCAATTTATAAAAAAAGAGTCCTTCTACCCCGTTTGAACAATATAGCAAGTCTCTGGAAATCATACCAAAACAATAATACAGAAGAATTAATTGCTTTGGCCCGTCAACTAAAAACGTCATTTCCTTTTATCCTTCCTGCAGTTCAGGCACATATTGCAAGAATACCAACAAAAAACAGCCCGGGCAGACCGGTTCTTTCCTTGTTGGAAATAATGAACGATTTAGACACAAAAGAATTTGGACCGGTTTTTAGGGAGTTCTGCAAACGGGAAAATATTTACGGATTTGGCGACTTGCAGGTAAAAAGGCTTTTGGATGAAATTAACAAGCCTTCGAATTAA
- the recG gene encoding ATP-dependent DNA helicase RecG: protein MPEFLDQDIKFLPGVGPKRAELLNKELSIKTFRDLIYYFPFKYIDRTKFYRIAEIHSQMPYIQIKGKIRAIETVGVKNKERLSARFFDDSGSIELVWFRSVKWQKENLSLNKEYIVFGKPSDFNGKLNLVHPEMETEEEMQLKPVGLFQGYYVTTEKMKNKYLTSKTINKFQLTLIQLAKGKIRETLPEPLIHKLKLTSLEKALTTIHKPENTIDLKNATFRLKFEELFHIQLKILALKSKRESKFKGFKFEHVGYNFNTFYKDFLPFELTGAQKRVVKEIRRDVNRNVQMNRLLQGDVGSGKTLVALLTMLLAMDNGFQSCIMAPTEILAQQHFQSVSQFLQGMNIEVGLLTGSTKTKDRKILHEKLESGELQILIGTHALIEDVVVFKNLGLVVIDEQHRFGVAQRAKLWQKNDLIPPHILVMTATPIPRTLAMTVYGDLDVSVIDELPPGRKPVQTWHFFENKRKQVLNFLRQQLEKGTQIYIVYPLISESEKMDFKNLEDGYKQIKEAFPDVEISMVHGKLKPNFKEKMMQEFKAGKTRIMVATTVIEVGVDVPNASVMVIESAERFGLSQLHQLRGRVGRGAEQSYCILMSSYKIGAESKKRLETMVRTNDGFDIAEVDMKLRGPGDIEGTQQSGIGFDLKIANLGKDGKILEFARNTASEILNNDPNLSKEENRLLLKNLLALKNTDFDWSSIS from the coding sequence ATGCCAGAATTTCTCGACCAAGATATAAAGTTTCTTCCGGGAGTTGGCCCCAAAAGAGCCGAACTTTTAAACAAAGAGCTGAGCATAAAAACGTTCAGAGATTTAATCTATTATTTTCCGTTTAAATATATCGACAGAACAAAGTTTTACAGGATTGCCGAGATTCATTCGCAAATGCCTTACATTCAAATAAAAGGTAAAATCCGCGCTATAGAAACCGTAGGTGTCAAAAACAAGGAGCGTTTATCAGCCCGCTTTTTTGATGATTCGGGAAGCATTGAATTGGTTTGGTTTCGGTCGGTAAAATGGCAAAAAGAAAATCTCAGTTTAAACAAAGAGTATATCGTTTTTGGGAAGCCATCTGATTTTAACGGCAAACTGAACTTGGTTCATCCGGAAATGGAAACCGAGGAAGAAATGCAGTTAAAACCTGTGGGCCTTTTTCAGGGATATTATGTTACCACTGAAAAAATGAAAAACAAATACCTCACTTCCAAAACGATAAACAAATTTCAACTTACACTTATTCAGCTTGCAAAGGGGAAGATAAGAGAAACACTTCCGGAACCGCTTATTCACAAACTAAAACTCACCTCGCTTGAAAAGGCGCTGACAACCATTCATAAACCGGAAAATACAATTGATTTAAAAAACGCAACTTTTCGTTTAAAATTTGAGGAACTTTTTCATATTCAATTAAAAATTCTGGCACTGAAAAGCAAACGTGAAAGTAAATTCAAAGGCTTTAAGTTTGAACACGTCGGATATAATTTTAATACATTTTACAAAGATTTTTTACCTTTTGAACTTACAGGCGCTCAAAAACGGGTGGTAAAAGAAATTCGCCGGGATGTAAACCGTAATGTTCAAATGAACCGGCTTTTACAAGGCGATGTAGGCAGCGGAAAAACGTTGGTTGCATTATTAACCATGCTTTTGGCAATGGACAACGGATTTCAAAGTTGTATAATGGCCCCCACCGAAATTTTAGCACAACAACATTTCCAGTCAGTTTCGCAATTTTTGCAGGGAATGAATATTGAAGTTGGATTGTTAACCGGTTCGACAAAAACCAAAGATCGAAAAATTTTACATGAAAAACTCGAAAGTGGGGAACTTCAAATTTTAATTGGCACCCACGCCTTGATTGAAGATGTTGTTGTGTTCAAAAATCTTGGGTTAGTTGTAATTGACGAACAACATCGTTTTGGCGTTGCCCAGCGAGCCAAACTGTGGCAAAAAAACGATTTGATTCCCCCGCATATTCTTGTAATGACAGCCACTCCAATTCCACGCACCCTGGCAATGACGGTTTATGGCGATTTGGATGTTTCAGTAATCGATGAATTGCCTCCGGGACGAAAGCCGGTTCAAACCTGGCATTTTTTTGAAAACAAACGCAAACAGGTGCTCAATTTTTTACGACAACAACTGGAAAAGGGAACACAAATATATATTGTTTATCCGTTGATTTCGGAATCGGAAAAAATGGATTTTAAAAACCTTGAAGATGGATACAAACAGATAAAAGAGGCTTTTCCTGATGTTGAAATAAGTATGGTTCACGGAAAACTAAAACCCAACTTTAAGGAAAAAATGATGCAGGAATTTAAAGCCGGAAAAACCCGGATAATGGTGGCAACAACGGTAATTGAAGTTGGTGTTGATGTTCCAAATGCATCGGTTATGGTAATAGAAAGCGCAGAACGTTTTGGTCTTTCACAACTACACCAATTGCGTGGGAGAGTAGGGCGAGGAGCAGAACAATCATATTGCATTCTGATGTCTTCGTACAAAATTGGCGCGGAAAGTAAGAAACGACTGGAAACCATGGTGCGCACCAACGACGGTTTTGATATTGCCGAAGTAGATATGAAACTGCGTGGCCCCGGCGACATTGAAGGAACACAACAATCCGGAATTGGTTTCGACCTTAAAATTGCTAACCTTGGCAAAGACGGCAAAATCCTTGAATTCGCCCGAAATACTGCCTCCGAAATTCTCAATAACGACCCGAATTTGTCCAAAGAAGAAAACCGGCTTTTGTTAAAAAATCTGCTTGCTTTAAAAAATACAGATTTCGACTGGAGTTCGATAAGTTAA
- a CDS encoding ABC transporter ATP-binding protein — MEEKIIHIENITKNYRVGTQVVRALRSVSLDIHKGEYVAIMGASGSGKSTLMNILGCLDTPSNGKYVLNGKDVSRLSDDRLAEIRNSEIGFVFQVFNLLPRNSALENVMLPLVYSGIRKHERKNKAEQILTDVGLEDRMEHRPNELSGGQRQRVAIARALVNKPSLLLADEPTGNLDSKISEEIMKLFAEIHRKGNTLVMVTHEEDIARHAHRIVKLKDGEIESDTINKNPVY; from the coding sequence ATGGAAGAGAAAATTATACACATTGAAAATATTACCAAAAACTACAGGGTAGGTACACAGGTTGTCAGGGCATTGCGTTCGGTTTCGCTGGATATTCACAAGGGAGAATATGTGGCAATTATGGGAGCGTCGGGTTCAGGGAAGTCTACTTTGATGAATATTTTGGGCTGTCTCGATACACCCAGCAACGGGAAATATGTTTTAAATGGGAAAGATGTGAGTCGTTTGTCTGACGACCGTTTGGCCGAAATCAGAAATTCAGAGATAGGTTTTGTCTTCCAGGTATTTAACCTGTTACCACGAAATTCAGCTCTTGAAAATGTGATGTTGCCCTTGGTGTATTCGGGAATCCGGAAGCATGAAAGAAAAAATAAGGCCGAGCAAATTTTGACTGATGTTGGATTAGAAGACAGGATGGAACACCGTCCTAACGAGTTGTCGGGTGGCCAACGACAGAGGGTGGCGATAGCTCGAGCGCTGGTTAACAAACCTTCATTACTTTTAGCTGATGAGCCTACGGGAAACCTTGATTCAAAAATCTCAGAGGAAATTATGAAGTTATTTGCTGAAATTCATCGAAAAGGAAATACTTTGGTGATGGTTACCCACGAAGAAGATATTGCAAGGCACGCGCATCGTATTGTAAAATTAAAAGATGGAGAAATAGAGTCGGATACAATTAATAAAAATCCGGTATATTAG
- a CDS encoding cob(I)yrinic acid a,c-diamide adenosyltransferase, with product MSKKVKIYTKTGDDGTTGLVGGSRVKKYDLRLEAYGTVDELNSWIGLLRSHHLPENENRYLIQIQNKLFNIGSRLASDKKGNEFTLSLSIKESDIMEIEAAIDDLEKNLPELKQFILPGGNTIVSQCHIARTVCRRAERRILEFSEQMPVEKEIIKYINRLSDFLFIMARKLAVDNGFKETPWKH from the coding sequence ATGAGTAAAAAAGTTAAAATATATACCAAAACCGGAGATGACGGAACAACCGGGTTGGTTGGCGGAAGCAGGGTGAAAAAATATGATTTGAGGCTGGAGGCTTACGGAACAGTTGATGAACTAAACTCATGGATTGGGTTATTGCGCTCCCATCATCTGCCTGAAAATGAGAATAGATATCTAATTCAGATTCAGAATAAATTGTTTAATATCGGATCACGGCTTGCTTCCGACAAAAAAGGGAATGAATTTACGCTCTCTTTGTCGATTAAGGAATCGGATATAATGGAAATTGAGGCTGCAATTGATGATTTGGAAAAGAACCTTCCGGAACTTAAACAATTTATTCTTCCGGGAGGTAATACCATTGTGTCTCAGTGTCATATAGCAAGAACGGTGTGCCGGCGGGCAGAGAGACGTATCCTCGAATTTTCAGAGCAAATGCCTGTTGAAAAGGAAATTATAAAGTACATAAACAGGCTGTCTGATTTTTTATTTATTATGGCGCGTAAACTGGCTGTTGATAATGGTTTTAAAGAAACTCCCTGGAAGCATTGA
- a CDS encoding DUF2795 domain-containing protein, whose translation MYWTLELASKLEDAPWPATKDELIDYAIRSGAPLEVIENLQEIEDEGEMYESIEDIWPDYPSKDDFFFNEDEY comes from the coding sequence ATGTATTGGACTCTAGAACTGGCATCGAAATTGGAAGATGCCCCTTGGCCGGCAACAAAAGATGAACTGATTGACTACGCAATTCGTTCCGGAGCACCTTTGGAAGTAATTGAAAATCTTCAGGAAATTGAAGACGAAGGAGAAATGTATGAAAGTATTGAAGACATTTGGCCGGATTATCCAAGCAAAGACGATTTCTTTTTTAATGAAGACGAGTATTAA
- a CDS encoding DsrE family protein — translation MKKLFVLLIAIPLFTEAFAQTEDKMEDNSNKLAVLWTSGDPEVAEKMGFMYTYNAKKQGWFDEVVLIVWGPSAKLLSENKMLQDYVKEMQKVGVIVEACTACAQMYGVNDQLSEMGIDVKGMGGPLTNYLKEGWKTLSL, via the coding sequence ATGAAAAAATTATTTGTATTATTAATCGCAATTCCCCTGTTTACAGAGGCTTTTGCACAAACAGAAGATAAGATGGAGGATAACTCAAACAAACTGGCGGTGCTTTGGACAAGTGGCGATCCGGAAGTGGCAGAGAAAATGGGATTTATGTATACATACAATGCAAAAAAACAAGGTTGGTTTGACGAAGTTGTATTGATCGTTTGGGGGCCGTCAGCAAAACTTTTATCCGAAAATAAAATGTTGCAGGACTATGTAAAAGAAATGCAAAAGGTAGGAGTAATAGTAGAGGCTTGCACTGCCTGCGCACAAATGTATGGTGTTAATGACCAACTTTCAGAAATGGGAATTGATGTTAAGGGAATGGGGGGCCCGTTAACAAATTATTTGAAAGAAGGCTGGAAGACGCTCTCTCTGTAA
- a CDS encoding SDR family NAD(P)-dependent oxidoreductase translates to MDTLSLFNLKRKTALITGSGSGIGFALAKGLAGAGAKIILNGRNKTKLEEAKFKLKEEGTTAFPLAFDVSNLTETKNAIESYENREGPIDILINNAGINIRGPFEKFDERDWKKVLDININGAMIASQAVAPFMIKRKAGKIINICSMQSELGRHSIVPYAVSKGGIKMLTKGLCAEWAKYNIQVNGIGPGYFETELTRPLKEDSEFDSWLKNRTPSNRWGDVKELIGAAVFLASDASNYVNGHILYVDGGLLASV, encoded by the coding sequence ATGGATACACTTTCATTATTTAACTTAAAAAGAAAAACTGCCTTAATAACCGGCTCAGGCAGCGGGATTGGATTTGCTTTGGCCAAAGGACTGGCCGGAGCCGGTGCAAAAATAATCTTGAATGGCAGAAATAAAACAAAACTCGAAGAAGCAAAATTCAAACTAAAAGAAGAAGGGACAACGGCTTTTCCTCTTGCTTTTGACGTTTCAAATTTAACAGAAACTAAAAATGCTATTGAAAGTTATGAAAACCGCGAAGGCCCTATTGACATTTTGATTAATAATGCAGGTATCAATATTCGTGGCCCGTTTGAAAAGTTCGACGAAAGAGACTGGAAAAAAGTGCTGGATATTAATATCAACGGGGCAATGATTGCTTCCCAGGCCGTGGCACCTTTTATGATAAAACGAAAGGCAGGTAAAATAATTAATATCTGTTCCATGCAAAGTGAACTGGGGCGTCATTCGATTGTTCCGTATGCAGTTTCAAAAGGTGGGATAAAAATGTTAACCAAAGGGTTGTGTGCCGAATGGGCTAAATACAACATACAGGTTAACGGGATTGGCCCCGGCTATTTTGAAACTGAACTTACCCGACCGCTTAAAGAAGATTCTGAATTTGACAGCTGGCTAAAAAACCGAACTCCGTCGAACCGTTGGGGCGATGTTAAAGAGTTAATTGGAGCAGCCGTTTTTTTGGCTTCTGATGCCAGTAATTATGTAAACGGGCATATTTTGTATGTTGACGGAGGTTTGCTTGCCAGCGTTTAA
- a CDS encoding YkgJ family cysteine cluster protein: MKINSKQKDNYNKLREEIDSISAKLENEHKKHLSCKSGCDLCCMDYSIFPIEFFSILGELKKENFQPDTLEKNKSKNECIFLKDHRCSIYPFRPIICRTHGLPLLYANNEGEWELSACELNFTKFNFEEFTVDNTFPQDKFNSKLYLLNKEFITQLNNNSFSEFDLIPIKDLIKQL; encoded by the coding sequence ATGAAAATAAATTCAAAACAAAAAGACAACTACAACAAACTCCGCGAAGAAATTGACTCGATTTCAGCGAAACTTGAAAATGAGCATAAAAAACACTTAAGTTGTAAAAGTGGCTGTGACTTGTGTTGCATGGATTACAGCATCTTCCCGATAGAATTTTTCTCGATTCTAGGAGAATTAAAAAAGGAGAATTTTCAACCTGATACTTTAGAGAAAAACAAGAGCAAAAACGAATGTATCTTTCTTAAAGATCATCGTTGTTCGATATACCCTTTTCGTCCGATAATATGCCGAACACACGGACTACCTCTGCTATATGCTAACAATGAAGGAGAATGGGAACTTTCAGCTTGCGAACTCAATTTTACAAAGTTTAATTTTGAAGAGTTTACTGTTGACAACACATTTCCTCAGGACAAATTTAACAGCAAATTATACCTTTTAAACAAGGAGTTTATCACTCAACTGAACAATAATAGTTTTTCAGAATTTGACCTTATTCCAATTAAAGACTTAATAAAACAATTGTAA
- a CDS encoding glycoside hydrolase family 3 protein, translated as MKKSFIGLIISIFTFSATAQDVNFEFLNTNLPVEDRVDILVSQMTLEEKIDQMVYTAPAIERLQVPEYNWWNESLHGVARAGYATVFPQSITIAGSWDKELMFRVATAISDEARAKHHEFVRRGKRGIYQGLTFWSPNINIFRDPRWGRGHETYGEDPFLTGQMGLQFVKGLQGDDPNYLKVVATAKHYAVHSGPETLRHEFNALVSERDLHETYLPAFRTLVKDGGVYSVMGAYNQFRGYPCCANPILENILRNEWGFDGYVVSDCWAISDFYQFQDYSADAAEASAMAVKNGTDLNCGVSYAHLGEAVERGIIKESEIDVSVKRLFTARFKLGMFDSDVPFAQIPFSVNTSKENDRLALEAAQKSIILLKNKEALLPLSKNTKKIAVIGPNADNWEALLGNYNGIPKHPVTVLQGLKNKLKNTEILFAEGCHLAEGVHNLHPIPGQYLVNKDGEPGVTAEYFANAKLEGEPAFTRTDANIDFYWESGSPSPKLPDDDFSIRWTGYIVPPVTGTYEIGCWGMPTLEVWFDGEKILSHNTEHHAFHHEKEIKLEAGKKYKFVYEYKNWFGDGDAKLMWTMPNPDMQDQAIEVAKEADAVILVMGLSQRLEGEEMPIQVDGFAGGDRTHLKLPKTQRELMTAIKNVGKPTILVLLNGSALAVNWADQNLDAIISAGYPGQQGGNAVADVLFGDYNPAGRLPVTYYKSIDQLPSFDEYDMQGRTYKYFTGEALYPFGYGLSYTTFEYSDLNIPSKTKIEKNVPVKVKVTNTGKMAGDEVVQLYIKDEEASTPRPIVQLEGFQRIYLEPGESQIVEFILEPRQFSLIGAENKRVIENGKFIISVGGGQPGKSVSDSVSKEINLTGKNKFVE; from the coding sequence ATGAAAAAAAGTTTTATAGGCCTGATTATTTCAATTTTTACTTTTTCGGCAACAGCTCAGGATGTAAATTTTGAGTTTTTAAATACAAATCTACCTGTTGAAGATCGTGTTGATATTTTGGTCTCTCAGATGACACTGGAAGAGAAAATCGACCAAATGGTTTATACCGCACCGGCCATCGAACGCTTGCAGGTTCCGGAGTACAACTGGTGGAATGAAAGTTTGCACGGTGTTGCGCGTGCAGGTTATGCAACTGTTTTTCCGCAATCAATAACCATTGCAGGTTCGTGGGATAAAGAATTAATGTTTCGGGTGGCAACTGCAATTTCCGATGAAGCCAGGGCAAAACATCACGAATTTGTGCGCCGGGGAAAAAGGGGCATTTACCAGGGGCTTACATTTTGGTCTCCAAATATTAATATTTTTCGTGATCCGAGGTGGGGAAGAGGCCACGAAACCTATGGTGAAGATCCCTTCTTAACAGGCCAGATGGGATTGCAGTTTGTAAAAGGATTACAAGGCGACGATCCAAATTATCTGAAAGTTGTAGCCACAGCTAAACACTATGCTGTACATTCAGGACCTGAAACCTTACGTCACGAATTTAATGCATTGGTTAGCGAGCGCGATTTACATGAAACCTATTTGCCGGCATTCAGAACCTTGGTAAAAGATGGAGGTGTTTATTCGGTGATGGGAGCGTACAATCAGTTTCGGGGGTATCCTTGTTGTGCAAATCCAATTCTGGAAAATATTTTGCGAAACGAATGGGGTTTTGATGGTTATGTGGTATCAGATTGCTGGGCAATTTCCGATTTTTATCAGTTTCAGGATTATTCTGCAGATGCTGCCGAAGCATCTGCGATGGCCGTAAAAAACGGAACAGATTTAAACTGTGGTGTTTCATATGCTCATCTTGGGGAGGCTGTGGAACGCGGTATAATTAAAGAAAGTGAAATAGATGTGTCGGTAAAACGGTTGTTTACGGCGCGTTTTAAACTTGGAATGTTTGACTCGGATGTACCCTTTGCCCAAATTCCTTTTTCTGTAAATACTTCAAAAGAAAATGACAGGCTGGCTTTAGAGGCTGCGCAAAAAAGTATCATTCTGTTAAAAAATAAAGAAGCGCTTTTGCCGCTTTCAAAAAACACAAAAAAGATTGCGGTAATTGGCCCTAATGCTGACAACTGGGAAGCATTACTTGGAAATTACAATGGAATCCCGAAACATCCGGTAACGGTTTTACAGGGATTAAAAAATAAATTGAAAAATACAGAAATTCTTTTTGCTGAAGGGTGTCATTTAGCAGAAGGGGTTCACAATCTTCATCCCATTCCAGGGCAATATTTGGTGAACAAAGACGGAGAACCTGGCGTGACGGCAGAATATTTCGCGAATGCAAAACTGGAAGGTGAGCCGGCTTTTACAAGGACAGATGCAAATATTGATTTTTACTGGGAATCGGGCTCTCCTTCACCAAAATTACCAGACGACGATTTTAGTATTCGCTGGACGGGTTACATCGTGCCACCTGTAACAGGAACATACGAAATTGGTTGCTGGGGGATGCCAACATTAGAGGTTTGGTTCGATGGCGAAAAAATATTGAGTCATAATACCGAACATCATGCTTTCCACCATGAAAAGGAAATAAAACTGGAGGCGGGAAAAAAATATAAATTTGTTTACGAATACAAAAACTGGTTTGGCGATGGGGATGCAAAATTAATGTGGACAATGCCAAATCCGGATATGCAGGATCAAGCTATTGAAGTTGCAAAAGAGGCAGACGCAGTAATTTTGGTTATGGGTCTGTCGCAACGGCTTGAAGGCGAAGAAATGCCTATCCAGGTGGACGGTTTTGCCGGTGGCGATCGTACACATCTGAAATTGCCAAAAACACAACGTGAATTGATGACAGCTATTAAAAATGTTGGGAAACCAACCATTTTGGTATTGTTAAACGGAAGTGCGCTTGCAGTTAACTGGGCCGATCAGAATCTGGATGCCATAATTTCAGCCGGATACCCTGGTCAGCAGGGAGGAAATGCAGTTGCTGATGTTTTGTTTGGTGATTACAATCCCGCAGGACGATTACCTGTCACCTACTACAAGTCAATCGATCAGCTTCCTTCTTTTGATGAATATGACATGCAGGGGCGAACATACAAATATTTTACTGGTGAGGCTCTGTATCCTTTTGGTTACGGATTAAGTTACACGACTTTTGAATATTCGGATTTGAATATCCCCTCAAAAACAAAAATTGAAAAGAATGTGCCGGTAAAAGTCAAAGTAACCAACACAGGTAAAATGGCGGGTGATGAAGTTGTGCAATTGTATATCAAGGATGAAGAGGCTTCAACTCCCCGGCCAATTGTTCAACTGGAAGGATTTCAACGTATTTATCTTGAACCTGGGGAATCACAGATTGTTGAATTTATTTTGGAACCCCGGCAGTTTTCTTTAATAGGAGCGGAAAACAAAAGAGTGATTGAAAACGGAAAATTTATTATTTCGGTAGGAGGAGGCCAGCCTGGTAAGAGCGTTTCTGACTCTGTTTCAAAAGAAATAAACTTAACAGGTAAAAATAAGTTTGTTGAATAA